Proteins encoded in a region of the Rutidosis leptorrhynchoides isolate AG116_Rl617_1_P2 chromosome 9, CSIRO_AGI_Rlap_v1, whole genome shotgun sequence genome:
- the LOC139865871 gene encoding beta-hexosaminidase 1, translated as MSTTVINPKSLFSIITLISIFLYLTPIINSRTLRPIHSKSHLSDDSSVTYLWPLPSEFTSGNQTLTVNPNLSLSVSGNGASSVIVRDAFDRYKNIIFKHASSSGSRKLGYDVSKLTIIVNSNNEELQLGVDESYTLLVAKNNQLSVIGDINIEANTVYGALRGLETFSQLCGFDYGTKSVQVHKAPWFIKDKPRFKFRGLLLDTSRHYFPIEIIKQIIESMSYAKLNVLHWHIIDEQSFPLEVPAYPKLWKGAYTKWERYTVEDATEIVNFAKMRGINVMAEIDVPGHAESWGTGYPDLWPSASCREPLDVSKNFTYEVLSGILEDMREIFPFELFHLGGDEVNTDCWKSTPHVKQWLQDMNMTTKDAYQYFVLRAQEIAISKNWTPVNWEETFNTFAEKLNPKTVVHNWLGPGVCPKVVEQGFKCIYSNQGVWYLDHLDVTWDMFYDAEPLEGINDASEQKLVLGGEVCMWSETADPSNVQATIWPRAAAAAERMWSSKEVAPTSNTSESALTRLQYFRCLLTRRGVQASPVTNQYARSPPYGPGSCYDQ; from the exons ATGTCAACTACTGTAATAAACCCTAAATCACTATTCTCAATCATCACTCTTATCTCAATTTTTTTATATCTAACACCAATCATCAATTCACGAACTCTACGCCCAATTCATTCAAAATCACACCTTTCCGATGATTCATCCGTCACATATTTATGGCCGTTACCGTCAGAATTCACCTCCGGTAACCAAACGTTGACCGTCAACCCTAATTTATCACTCTCTGTTTCCGGTAACGGTGCGAGTTCCGTAATTGTTAGAGATGCCTTTGATagatataaaaatattatatttaaacaCGCTAGTAGCTCAGGAAGTAGGAAATTAGGTTATGATGTTAGTAAACTTACTATCATTGTTAACTCCAATAATGAAGAG CTGCAACTTGGTGTTGATGAGAGTTATACTTTGTTGGTTGCGAAAAATAATCAGCTTTCTGTTATTGGAGATATTAATATAGAG GCGAATACAGTTTACGGTGCACTGCGTGGATTAGAG ACGTTCAGCCAATTATGTGGTTTCGATTATGGAACTAAATCTGTACAAGTACACAAAGCTCCTTGGTTTATTAAAGACAAACCAAGATTTAAGTTTCGTGGGCTTTTGCTTG ATACTTCAAGACACTATTTCCCAATCGAGATAATTAAACAAATAATTGAATCTATGTCGTATGCTAAACTG AATGTTCTTCATTGGCACATCATAGATGAACAATCTTTTCCTTTAGAAGTACCTGCATATCCAAAGCTATGGAAAGGCGCATATACAAAATGGGAACGGTATACTGTCGAGGATGCTACCGAAATCGTTAA CTTTGCGAAAATGAGGG GTATCAATGTTATGGCAGAGATTGATGTTCCTGGTCATGCAGAATCATG GGGTACTGGATATCCTGATCTTTGGCCTTCAGCTTCATGTAGAGAACCTCTTGATGTTTCAAAGAACTTCACTTATGAGGTTCTTTCTGGAATTTTAGAAG ACATGCGTGAGATTTTTCCTTTCGAGCTCTTTCATTTGGGAGGCGATGAAGTTAATACTG ATTGTTGGAAATCTACCCCACACGTGAAGCAATG GCTTCAGGATATGAACATGACGACCAAGGATGCATATCAGTACTTTGTTCTCCGAGCTCAAGAGATAGCAATATCCAAAAACTGGACGCCTGTCAATTG GGAAGAAACCTTCAACACATTTGCTGAAAAGCTCAATCCGAAGACCGTTGTGCATAACTG GTTGGGGCCTGGCGTGTGTCCAAAGGTGGTTGAACAAGGGTTTAAATGCATTTATAGCAATCAAGGGGTTTGGTATCTTGATCATTTAGATGTCACGTGGGACATGTTTTATGATGCCGAACCACTTGAAGGTATAAACGATGCTTCTGAGCAGAAACTCGTGCTTGGTGGTGAAGTTTGTATGTGGAGTGAGACCGCTGATCCTTCAAATGTTCAGGCAACTATTTGGCCTCGTGCTGCAGCTGCTGCAG AGCGCATGTGGTCCTCAAAGGAAGTTGCACCAACAAGCAACACATCTGAGTCTGCATTAACCAGGTTGCAGTACTTCAGGTGTCTCTTGACCCGGCGTGGTGTTCAAGCTAGCCCAGTAACAAATCAGTATGCTCGAAGCCCTCCTTATGGTCCTGGATCATGTTATGACCAATAA
- the LOC139869217 gene encoding E3 ubiquitin-protein ligase MBR2-like, producing MPGRPSMNVVIDENVPFSIWAIRNYGHLISDDRRRYLFYALMAAHENGRFSPETVVSAQPPLSKEQISEHLRVMKRNVDGGCEGEQVDSCSICLGDYKENEMIGVLECGHQFHAECIKGWLLCNNVCPLCRATALTV from the coding sequence ATGCCTGGACGTCCCTCTATGAACGTAGTGATTGATGAAAATGTCCCATTCAGTATATGGGCGATTCGTAATTACGGTCATCTGATATCGGATGATAGACGTCGCTATCTTTTTTATGCTTTAATGGCTGCTCATGAGAACGGCAGATTTTCTCCTGAGACGGTTGTTTCTGCACAACCACCACTATCGAAAGAACAGATTTCAGAGCATTTACGTGTAATGAAGAGAAACGTTGATGGAGGTTGTGAAGGCGAACAAGTGGATAGTTGCTCGATTTGTTTGGGTGACTACAAAGAAAATGAGATGATTGGGGTTTTAGAATGTGGGCATCAGTTCCATGCTGAATGTATTAAGGGTTGGTTGTTATGTAACAATGTTTGCCCCTTGTGCAGGGCTACTGCATTGACTGTGTAG